One window of the Crassaminicella thermophila genome contains the following:
- a CDS encoding acyl-CoA dehydratase activase-related protein codes for MKITFPHMGNTYLPVKAMFDDLGVEVVLPPKNSKKTLEIGTKYSPELICLPMKINLGNYIQSIEKGADTILVTGSCGPCRYGYFAEVEKEILKDLGYDVEFVILEAPDGDLKEFYNRVSRVANTKNMIKIGKSLKNGIQVLRKLDKFEASVLKLRPYEKNKGEIDTLYKELIKNLEKSTGSSQMIKYIHQAQEAIKDIDLQKDRDVLKVGIVGEIYTIIEDFANIDIGKKLNELGAEVHKSHTTSGWVLEHLFYNSIGSTREKQVRKAAKPYMKTMVGGHGRETIGNTILYTKEGYDGVIQIMPFTCMPEIVAMSILPKLQQEYGIPILTLIIDEMTGEAGYVTRLEAYIDLLRNRREKYKNEKMLSWR; via the coding sequence ATGAAAATAACTTTTCCACATATGGGGAATACATATCTACCCGTTAAAGCTATGTTTGATGACTTGGGGGTAGAAGTTGTACTTCCTCCAAAAAATAGTAAAAAAACTTTAGAAATAGGTACAAAATATTCACCAGAACTAATATGCTTACCTATGAAAATAAATTTAGGAAATTACATACAAAGCATTGAAAAAGGTGCGGATACAATTCTTGTGACAGGAAGCTGTGGCCCTTGTAGATATGGATATTTTGCAGAGGTAGAAAAGGAAATTTTAAAAGATTTAGGTTACGATGTAGAATTCGTTATATTAGAAGCACCAGATGGAGATCTGAAAGAATTTTATAATCGGGTAAGTAGAGTTGCCAATACAAAGAACATGATAAAGATTGGAAAAAGTTTAAAAAATGGGATTCAAGTATTGAGAAAATTAGATAAGTTTGAAGCAAGCGTATTAAAGCTTAGACCTTATGAAAAAAATAAAGGAGAGATTGATACTTTATATAAAGAGCTTATAAAGAACCTAGAAAAAAGTACAGGCTCTTCTCAAATGATCAAATATATCCATCAAGCACAAGAAGCAATAAAAGATATAGATCTTCAAAAAGATAGAGATGTTCTAAAAGTTGGGATTGTAGGTGAAATCTATACAATAATAGAAGATTTTGCAAATATAGACATTGGCAAAAAATTAAATGAGCTTGGAGCTGAGGTTCATAAATCGCATACTACATCAGGATGGGTACTAGAGCATTTATTTTACAATAGTATCGGTAGCACGAGAGAGAAGCAAGTAAGAAAAGCTGCAAAACCTTATATGAAGACGATGGTAGGAGGGCATGGAAGGGAAACCATAGGAAATACTATATTGTATACGAAAGAAGGGTATGATGGTGTCATACAGATAATGCCTTTTACTTGTATGCCTGAAATTGTTGCTATGAGTATATTACCAAAGCTACAGCAGGAGTATGGTATTCCTATTTTAACTCTGATTATTGATGAAATGACAGGTGAAGCAGGATACGTTACTAGACTTGAAGCATATATTGATCTGCTAAGAAATAGGAGGGAAAAATATAAAAATGAGAAAATGTTATCTTGGCGTTGA
- a CDS encoding glutaredoxin family protein, with translation MSKNVVVYSSDTCIYCKDAKEYLKSLGVEYIEKNVSKDMAARKELIKKGFMGVPVIMVGDETIQGFDKDRLDALLK, from the coding sequence ATGAGTAAAAATGTAGTAGTATATTCAAGTGATACTTGTATATATTGTAAAGATGCAAAGGAATATTTAAAATCTTTAGGTGTTGAGTACATTGAAAAAAATGTTTCAAAGGATATGGCTGCACGTAAAGAATTAATAAAAAAAGGGTTTATGGGAGTACCTGTTATTATGGTAGGAGATGAAACCATTCAAGGCTTTGATAAAGATAGGTTAGATGCATTATTAAAATAA
- a CDS encoding acyl-CoA dehydratase activase, with protein sequence MRKCYLGVDIGSVSTNIIVMDEDENILDTLYIRTQGKPIETIKKGLSKIKNRLDEDVKILGVGTTGSGRQLGGIMIGADVIKNEITAHGIAALNFVPDVKTIIEIGGQDSKIILLRDGVLYDFAMNTVCAAGTGSFLDRQAERLGIPIEEFGKFALKSKLPVRIAGRCAVFAESDMIHKQQLGHNQEDIINGLCEALVRNYLNNLGKGKEIKPPIVFQGGVAANVGIRKAFEKILGCEVIVPPYANVMGAIGVALLAKEEVERVGKTNFKGFEVADSSYTVKSFECEYCPNMCEVVEFFRDEKMVARWGDKCGRWNNIVSIKNEKLA encoded by the coding sequence ATGAGAAAATGTTATCTTGGCGTTGATATTGGCTCTGTAAGTACGAATATCATTGTGATGGATGAAGATGAAAATATACTAGATACATTGTATATAAGAACACAGGGCAAACCTATTGAGACTATTAAAAAAGGATTATCTAAAATAAAAAATAGATTAGATGAAGATGTTAAGATTCTAGGGGTAGGTACTACTGGAAGCGGTAGGCAGCTCGGAGGAATTATGATAGGGGCTGATGTTATAAAAAATGAAATAACAGCCCATGGGATTGCTGCTTTAAACTTTGTGCCAGATGTTAAAACTATTATTGAAATTGGAGGACAAGATTCTAAGATTATTCTTTTAAGAGATGGTGTTTTATATGATTTTGCAATGAATACAGTTTGTGCTGCAGGGACAGGCTCATTTTTAGATAGACAAGCTGAAAGATTGGGTATTCCTATAGAAGAATTTGGGAAATTTGCTTTGAAATCAAAATTGCCTGTACGAATTGCTGGAAGATGTGCTGTTTTTGCAGAATCAGATATGATACATAAACAGCAATTAGGTCATAATCAAGAGGATATTATTAATGGTTTATGTGAAGCTTTGGTAAGAAATTATCTAAATAATCTAGGAAAGGGAAAAGAAATAAAACCACCTATTGTATTTCAGGGAGGCGTTGCTGCAAATGTAGGGATTCGAAAAGCATTTGAAAAAATATTAGGCTGTGAAGTAATAGTTCCACCATATGCAAATGTAATGGGGGCAATAGGAGTAGCTTTATTAGCAAAAGAAGAAGTAGAAAGAGTAGGAAAAACAAATTTTAAAGGCTTTGAAGTTGCTGATAGTAGCTATACTGTAAAAAGCTTTGAATGTGAATATTGTCCAAACATGTGTGAGGTAGTAGAATTTTTTAGAGACGAAAAAATGGTTGCTAGATGGGGAGATAAGTGTGGTCGTTGGAACAACATTGTAAGCATAAAAAACGAGAAACTAGCATAA
- a CDS encoding iron-sulfur cluster biosynthesis family protein, which produces MLINISQKAEEMIKSQLKDKNNENAFLRIFIKGFGUGGPTFGIALEGSKDDEKDYYEEINGLKVIVEKDILNQFKSFSIDYTNSWFSKGFRIIPGEGGSSC; this is translated from the coding sequence ATGCTTATAAATATTTCTCAAAAAGCTGAGGAAATGATAAAAAGTCAACTAAAAGATAAAAATAATGAGAATGCTTTCTTAAGAATCTTTATCAAAGGCTTTGGATGAGGTGGTCCAACATTTGGAATAGCCCTGGAAGGGTCTAAAGATGATGAAAAAGATTACTATGAAGAAATAAATGGATTGAAAGTAATAGTAGAAAAAGATATTCTTAATCAGTTTAAGAGTTTTAGTATTGATTATACTAATAGTTGGTTTTCTAAAGGGTTTAGAATTATACCAGGTGAGGGAGGCTCATCCTGTTAA
- a CDS encoding 4Fe-4S binding protein, with protein MAAKKSHQSWSWILMVLFFILAIVDVRFGLLGFVCMAAPIYHALRGRGKIHCSKYCPRGSILGNFLKYVSLDKNLPKALRGKSAKNILLTLMMIMFSISLYHAFQAPNVIKAVGFAIFRLMVASSILAFIMGVIFKPRSWCQVCPMGHTTALIKQSQDRKKMINKKAATICE; from the coding sequence ATGGCTGCAAAAAAGTCACATCAATCATGGTCATGGATATTAATGGTTTTGTTTTTTATATTAGCTATTGTTGATGTAAGATTTGGATTATTGGGATTTGTTTGTATGGCTGCTCCTATTTATCATGCGTTAAGAGGGAGAGGAAAAATTCACTGCTCAAAATATTGTCCTAGGGGATCAATACTAGGAAATTTTCTTAAATATGTAAGTTTAGATAAAAATTTACCAAAAGCTTTAAGAGGGAAATCAGCTAAAAATATATTGTTGACATTGATGATGATTATGTTTAGTATATCATTATATCATGCTTTTCAAGCACCAAATGTTATTAAAGCTGTAGGTTTTGCTATTTTTAGATTAATGGTAGCATCATCTATACTAGCTTTTATAATGGGAGTTATATTTAAGCCAAGAAGCTGGTGTCAAGTATGCCCTATGGGTCATACAACAGCATTAATAAAACAAAGTCAAGATAGAAAGAAAATGATTAATAAAAAAGCAGCAACAATTTGTGAATAA
- a CDS encoding COG2426 family protein, translated as MNQILDFFSKEIMVLLVAAMPVMELRGAIPIGVSLGLSPIHAAILGLLGSMIPVPFLLLLLKPVFEKLRKNPHWRKSIDWITKRTLRKTKQVHKYKSLGLLLFVAVPLPSTGVWTGSIAASLLNIRFKHAFLAIFIGNCIAAFIIMMISHVAVNF; from the coding sequence ATGAATCAAATACTTGATTTTTTTTCTAAGGAAATAATGGTTTTACTAGTGGCAGCGATGCCTGTAATGGAATTAAGGGGTGCTATTCCAATAGGGGTATCCTTAGGACTTAGCCCGATTCATGCAGCAATTTTAGGATTACTGGGGAGTATGATACCAGTTCCTTTTTTATTGTTATTATTAAAGCCTGTTTTTGAAAAGCTTAGAAAAAATCCTCATTGGAGAAAATCTATTGACTGGATTACAAAGAGAACTTTAAGAAAAACAAAACAGGTGCATAAATATAAAAGCTTAGGATTATTATTGTTTGTAGCTGTACCTTTGCCAAGTACAGGCGTATGGACAGGTTCTATTGCAGCTTCGTTATTAAATATACGATTTAAACATGCATTTTTAGCTATATTTATTGGAAATTGCATTGCAGCATTTATTATTATGATGATTAGTCATGTTGCGGTAAATTTTTAA
- a CDS encoding cobalamin B12-binding domain-containing protein encodes MKKFLGAAIGNCVHVGGVVNFLRLAEEEGNDVEFLGAAVSIEKLIDNIIYKKPDVVTIGFRLTPGSVVPLLNELKEFIDKKKLYHIEWIFGGTKPVAEIAKEYKFFSKIFDGTEDLDDVINYLRGKNLKEVAINYPQNIIERINSKYPYPVIRHHFGLPSLKETYEGIKKIAQAKVLDVISIGPDQNAQENFFTPENMNHDLDGAGGVPLRKVEDFEKLYEASRRGNYPLLRCYSGTAEIFRFAELLKNTINNAWCAVPLCWYNVLDKRGPRDVLTSITEGQKLMKWHAQRNIPVEVNEAHHWSLRDAHDTIGVVMAFLAAYNAKKMGVKHYIAQYMFNVPPAIYHRMDLAKMLAKIQLIESLEDENFKTYRQVRAGLASLSADLDVAKGQLSASTYLAMSIKPHIIHVVGFSEADHAAKPEDVIESCKIVRGVIRSTLHGMVDMTQDKAVQDRKNELVEEAKILLNTIKSLYPESKDPWSDPSVLADIIKRGIIDAPHLRGNKHANGTLETRIVDGKCMAYSKKLGRVVSERERLIELLNMETDKSFSA; translated from the coding sequence ATGAAAAAATTTTTAGGAGCAGCTATAGGAAATTGTGTTCATGTAGGTGGTGTTGTAAATTTTTTAAGACTTGCTGAAGAAGAAGGAAACGATGTAGAATTTTTAGGAGCGGCAGTTAGTATAGAAAAATTAATTGATAATATCATTTATAAAAAACCTGATGTGGTTACTATTGGGTTTAGATTAACACCAGGATCAGTAGTACCTTTATTAAATGAATTAAAGGAATTTATTGATAAAAAGAAGTTATATCATATTGAGTGGATATTTGGAGGTACAAAACCTGTTGCAGAGATTGCAAAAGAATATAAATTCTTTTCAAAAATATTTGATGGAACAGAGGATTTAGATGATGTAATTAATTATTTAAGAGGAAAAAATTTAAAAGAAGTTGCAATAAACTATCCGCAAAATATTATTGAAAGAATCAATAGCAAGTATCCTTACCCTGTTATAAGACACCATTTTGGTCTTCCATCTCTTAAAGAAACTTATGAAGGGATAAAAAAGATTGCTCAAGCAAAAGTTCTTGATGTAATTTCTATAGGACCAGATCAAAATGCACAAGAAAATTTTTTCACACCAGAGAATATGAACCATGATTTAGATGGTGCTGGCGGTGTTCCGTTAAGAAAAGTAGAAGATTTTGAAAAATTATATGAAGCTTCTAGAAGGGGAAATTATCCACTTTTAAGATGTTATAGTGGAACAGCAGAAATTTTTAGATTTGCAGAGCTTCTAAAAAATACAATAAACAATGCATGGTGTGCAGTACCTTTGTGCTGGTATAATGTACTAGACAAAAGAGGGCCAAGAGATGTTCTTACTTCTATTACAGAAGGACAAAAACTTATGAAATGGCATGCACAAAGAAATATTCCTGTAGAAGTAAATGAAGCTCATCACTGGAGTTTAAGAGATGCCCATGATACTATTGGTGTTGTTATGGCATTTTTAGCAGCCTATAATGCAAAAAAAATGGGAGTTAAGCACTATATTGCCCAATATATGTTTAATGTACCTCCAGCTATATATCATCGAATGGATTTAGCAAAGATGCTTGCGAAAATTCAATTGATTGAATCATTAGAAGATGAAAACTTTAAAACTTACAGACAAGTAAGAGCAGGACTTGCTAGTTTGAGTGCAGATTTAGATGTTGCAAAGGGGCAACTTTCTGCTTCAACATATTTGGCAATGAGTATAAAACCGCATATAATACATGTTGTAGGGTTTAGTGAAGCAGATCATGCAGCAAAGCCTGAAGATGTAATTGAAAGCTGTAAAATTGTAAGAGGAGTCATTCGATCAACTCTGCATGGTATGGTAGATATGACACAGGATAAAGCTGTACAAGATAGAAAAAATGAATTGGTAGAGGAAGCAAAAATTCTACTAAACACAATAAAATCCCTATATCCTGAAAGCAAGGATCCATGGAGTGATCCTTCCGTACTTGCTGATATCATTAAGAGAGGAATAATTGATGCTCCTCATTTAAGAGGAAATAAGCATGCGAATGGAACTTTAGAAACGCGAATAGTAGATGGAAAATGCATGGCTTATTCAAAAAAATTAGGAAGAGTAGTTAGTGAAAGAGAAAGACTGATAGAATTATTGAATATGGAAACAGATAAAAGCTTTTCTGCATAA
- a CDS encoding acyl-CoA dehydratase activase-related protein has translation MKIGIPRGLLYYYYYPLWTKFFETLEAEVVVSEKTNKQIIDYGVKNTVDEACLPVKVYHGHVIALKDKVDYIFVPKIMSIYKNEYICPKFCGLPEMIKSAVKDLPPIIDTTIDFHKSKKNLPKTVHEIGKIITTDKKKIDFAFREAIKQHESYKAKIKDGILPVDIEGNKVFKYINPYKYRQKIVLLGHPYNIYDKYLSMNIIEKLRKYGLEVLTQDSFDRNIINKKAATMDKKMFWSFGRKVLGAAFHAMEREDIQGIIYLSSFGCGLDSVIADIAERRTRRSSEKPFILLTLDEHTGEAGIDTRIEAFVDMIKWRGKNENNFSTYGEYISTR, from the coding sequence ATGAAAATTGGCATACCTAGGGGACTTTTATATTACTACTACTATCCGCTTTGGACAAAGTTTTTTGAGACGCTTGAAGCAGAGGTGGTGGTATCTGAAAAAACAAATAAACAGATTATAGATTATGGAGTTAAAAATACAGTAGATGAAGCTTGCTTGCCTGTGAAAGTATATCATGGTCATGTGATTGCTTTAAAGGATAAGGTTGATTATATTTTTGTACCAAAGATTATGAGCATTTATAAAAATGAATATATTTGTCCAAAGTTTTGTGGACTACCAGAAATGATTAAAAGTGCAGTAAAAGATTTACCGCCAATTATAGATACAACAATAGATTTTCACAAATCAAAGAAAAATTTACCAAAAACTGTTCATGAGATCGGAAAAATTATTACAACAGATAAAAAGAAAATAGATTTTGCTTTTAGAGAAGCAATAAAACAGCATGAGAGCTATAAGGCAAAAATAAAGGATGGAATATTACCGGTTGATATAGAAGGGAATAAGGTTTTTAAATATATAAATCCATATAAATATAGACAAAAAATTGTTCTTTTAGGACATCCTTATAATATTTATGATAAATATCTTAGTATGAACATTATAGAAAAATTAAGAAAGTATGGACTTGAAGTTTTAACGCAAGATAGCTTCGATCGAAATATTATTAATAAGAAGGCAGCAACTATGGATAAGAAGATGTTTTGGAGTTTTGGAAGAAAAGTACTTGGAGCTGCTTTTCATGCAATGGAGAGAGAAGATATTCAAGGGATAATTTACTTATCAAGCTTTGGCTGTGGATTAGATTCTGTTATAGCAGATATTGCAGAACGCCGTACGCGAAGGAGTTCAGAAAAGCCTTTTATTTTACTTACTTTAGATGAGCATACAGGAGAAGCAGGAATAGATACAAGGATAGAGGCCTTTGTAGACATGATTAAATGGAGGGGAAAAAATGAAAATAACTTTTCCACATATGGGGAATACATATCTACCCGTTAA
- a CDS encoding AEC family transporter — MQTLTQVFILFLLLMTGYISKRLRVISNDLNHDLSNLILYVALPALVLSSLSNYAFSKQMMIKSGSLLMISLCVYALSIIISYITVKLFKMKGMTRDVLQYGIIFSNVGFMGYPMVNAIFGKEGIFYAAIYNLPFNVLTWTLGIMIMSRTHREKIKQREHSKGGPKLKGLLNPGIISVFIGFTMFLTSTKFPYPIFKALNIIGSTTTPLSMIFIGSILADMNVKKIFTNGSVFLCSIIRLIFLPMIVLCILKLFNFDQITKGIPVIITAMPVAANCAMFAAKYDSDYRLASQLIFISTLSSMLTIPFIVELL; from the coding sequence GTGCAGACCCTAACTCAAGTATTTATTTTATTTTTACTATTAATGACTGGATATATATCTAAAAGACTTCGTGTAATCAGTAATGATTTAAACCATGATTTAAGCAATTTAATTCTTTATGTTGCATTACCTGCTTTGGTACTATCTTCTTTAAGCAATTATGCTTTCTCAAAGCAAATGATGATAAAAAGCGGTTCATTATTAATGATTTCTTTATGTGTATATGCTTTATCAATAATAATATCTTATATAACTGTAAAGCTGTTTAAAATGAAAGGGATGACTAGAGATGTTCTTCAGTATGGTATTATATTTTCAAATGTGGGTTTTATGGGTTATCCAATGGTAAATGCTATCTTTGGAAAAGAAGGAATATTCTATGCTGCTATATATAACCTTCCTTTTAATGTATTAACTTGGACTCTTGGAATAATGATTATGAGTAGGACTCATAGAGAGAAGATAAAGCAAAGGGAACATAGTAAAGGAGGTCCTAAATTAAAGGGGTTACTGAATCCTGGAATTATTTCTGTTTTTATAGGATTTACTATGTTTCTTACTTCTACAAAATTTCCTTATCCTATTTTTAAAGCATTAAATATTATAGGAAGTACAACTACTCCTTTATCTATGATTTTTATTGGATCTATTTTAGCAGATATGAATGTAAAGAAAATATTTACAAATGGTAGTGTTTTTTTATGCAGTATTATTCGATTAATTTTTTTGCCTATGATTGTATTATGTATATTAAAATTGTTTAATTTTGATCAAATTACAAAAGGAATCCCTGTTATAATTACAGCAATGCCAGTTGCAGCCAATTGTGCAATGTTTGCTGCAAAATATGATAGTGACTATAGGCTAGCTTCGCAGCTTATATTTATTTCAACATTGTCTTCTATGTTAACAATACCTTTTATTGTTGAATTGTTGTAG
- the yyaC gene encoding spore protease YyaC — MNVNYRKYPYRIQVNCVNENAVEILSQAIKDNLSDRVVVICIGTDRCIGDTLGPLVGTMLEDKNFRFPVYGTLDDPIHAVNLKESIKTIKKQHPDGFFIAVDACLGNEEMIGNIHIKKGPIFPGKGVGKRLPGVGHISIVGIVDKINHDDCFSMHNIRLSLVMKMAKIIVDAFVLATYLS, encoded by the coding sequence TTGAATGTAAATTATCGTAAATATCCATATAGGATTCAAGTAAACTGTGTCAATGAAAATGCTGTAGAAATATTATCACAAGCAATTAAAGATAACCTCTCTGATCGTGTTGTTGTAATCTGTATCGGTACAGATCGTTGCATTGGTGATACCTTAGGTCCTCTTGTAGGTACTATGCTAGAAGACAAAAACTTTAGATTTCCTGTTTATGGTACCTTAGATGATCCTATTCATGCAGTAAATTTAAAAGAATCTATAAAAACAATAAAAAAACAACATCCTGACGGGTTCTTTATTGCAGTAGATGCTTGTTTGGGGAATGAAGAAATGATTGGAAATATTCATATAAAAAAAGGTCCTATCTTTCCTGGAAAAGGAGTAGGAAAAAGGTTACCTGGTGTTGGTCATATTTCTATAGTTGGTATTGTTGATAAAATTAATCATGATGATTGTTTTTCTATGCATAATATCCGGTTAAGCTTAGTCATGAAAATGGCTAAAATAATAGTAGATGCTTTTGTACTCGCAACTTATTTATCATAA
- a CDS encoding aspartate carbamoyltransferase regulatory subunit, producing MLEVNSIKKGIVLDHITVENGLKIFNKLMLDKVDYPVVLLMNVPSKAMGKKDIIKIENNIDIDLDFLGLIDHNISVNIIEDGKVILKKKVSIPKRVKGIFPCHNPRCITNFDNYVKPSFELVSPSRLAYQCDFCEEITEYKI from the coding sequence ATGCTAGAAGTTAATAGTATAAAAAAAGGAATTGTATTAGACCATATAACTGTTGAAAACGGCTTAAAAATATTTAATAAATTAATGCTGGATAAGGTAGATTATCCTGTAGTACTATTAATGAACGTACCAAGTAAAGCTATGGGAAAAAAAGATATTATTAAAATAGAAAACAACATAGATATTGATTTAGATTTTTTAGGACTTATTGATCATAATATATCAGTAAATATAATTGAAGATGGCAAAGTTATTCTTAAAAAGAAAGTATCAATTCCAAAAAGAGTAAAGGGGATATTCCCTTGCCATAATCCAAGATGCATAACAAATTTTGATAATTATGTAAAGCCTAGCTTTGAGTTAGTATCTCCATCTAGATTAGCTTATCAATGTGATTTTTGTGAAGAAATTACAGAATACAAAATTTAA
- a CDS encoding tRNA 2-thiocytidine biosynthesis TtcA family protein: MKKVLGCIKKAVADFDMIQDGDVVGVGVSGGKDSTTLLYALKLFQNFSPVKYELKALTLTLGFDNFDITPLKNFCEKLEIPYIIQPTKIGKVVFEERKDKNPCAMCARMRRGRLHTLCKEHGITKLALGHHADDAVETLFLSMFYESRISTFDPVTFLDRKNLTMIRPLIYASEDDIISAVSKHNLPIVKSPCPANGKTKRQYMKNLLKQINKDIPNARDRVITALKNKDQLNIWIKN; encoded by the coding sequence ATGAAAAAAGTATTAGGATGTATAAAAAAAGCAGTTGCTGATTTTGATATGATTCAAGATGGAGATGTAGTAGGCGTTGGTGTTTCAGGAGGAAAGGACAGCACAACCCTTTTATATGCCTTAAAATTATTTCAAAATTTTTCGCCTGTAAAATATGAATTAAAAGCTTTAACCCTAACTTTAGGCTTTGATAATTTTGATATTACACCTTTAAAAAATTTCTGTGAAAAATTAGAAATTCCCTATATTATACAGCCAACAAAAATTGGGAAAGTAGTTTTTGAAGAGAGAAAGGATAAAAATCCTTGTGCCATGTGTGCCAGGATGAGACGAGGAAGACTTCATACGCTTTGTAAAGAGCATGGCATTACAAAGCTTGCCTTAGGCCATCATGCAGACGATGCAGTAGAAACATTGTTTTTAAGTATGTTTTATGAAAGCAGAATAAGTACTTTTGACCCTGTAACTTTTTTAGATCGAAAAAATTTAACTATGATCAGGCCTTTGATATACGCATCAGAAGATGACATTATTTCTGCTGTATCTAAACATAACCTACCCATTGTAAAGAGTCCTTGTCCTGCTAATGGAAAAACTAAAAGACAATATATGAAAAATTTATTAAAGCAAATTAATAAAGATATTCCAAACGCAAGAGATAGAGTGATCACAGCATTAAAGAACAAAGATCAGCTAAATATATGGATCAAAAATTAG
- the galU gene encoding UTP--glucose-1-phosphate uridylyltransferase GalU → MKVRKAIIPAAGLGTRFLPATKAQPKEMLPIVDKPTLQYIIEEAVASGIEEILIITGRNKKSIEDHFDKSIELELELEKKGKTDLLEEVRKISNMVNIHYIRQKEPKGLGHAIYCAKSFIGNEPFAVLLGDDIVDAEKPCLKQMIDVYDEYKTTVLGVQEVPREDVYKYGIVKGKYIEDRVYKVKDLIEKPKVEDAPSNIAILGRYIITSRIFEILEHTQPGKGGEIQLTDALRELANLEAMYAYNFEGKRYDVGDKLGFLQATVEFALKREDLKDQFIEYLINIINKR, encoded by the coding sequence ATGAAGGTACGTAAAGCGATTATACCAGCAGCAGGACTGGGTACTAGATTTTTGCCAGCAACGAAGGCACAGCCTAAAGAAATGCTTCCGATTGTTGATAAACCTACTTTACAATACATTATTGAAGAAGCTGTAGCGTCAGGGATTGAAGAAATACTTATTATTACTGGAAGGAACAAAAAGTCTATTGAAGACCATTTCGATAAGAGTATAGAGTTAGAATTAGAACTAGAAAAAAAAGGAAAAACAGATCTATTAGAAGAAGTAAGAAAGATATCTAATATGGTGAATATCCATTATATACGTCAAAAAGAGCCTAAGGGATTGGGTCATGCTATTTATTGTGCAAAGAGTTTTATTGGAAATGAACCCTTTGCTGTACTATTAGGAGATGATATTGTTGATGCAGAAAAACCCTGCTTAAAGCAGATGATTGATGTATATGATGAATACAAGACGACTGTTTTAGGTGTACAAGAGGTGCCAAGAGAAGATGTATATAAATATGGGATTGTAAAAGGAAAATATATTGAAGATCGCGTATATAAAGTAAAAGATCTCATAGAGAAACCTAAAGTAGAAGATGCACCTTCTAATATAGCAATCTTAGGAAGATATATTATTACTTCTAGAATATTTGAAATTTTAGAACATACACAACCTGGAAAAGGTGGAGAAATACAGCTTACAGATGCATTAAGAGAATTAGCAAACTTAGAAGCCATGTATGCTTATAACTTTGAAGGAAAGAGATATGATGTAGGTGATAAACTAGGTTTTTTGCAAGCTACAGTAGAATTTGCATTAAAGAGAGAAGATTTAAAGGATCAATTTATTGAGTATTTAATAAATATTATAAATAAACGATAA